The proteins below come from a single Myxococcales bacterium genomic window:
- a CDS encoding sigma 54-dependent Fis family transcriptional regulator, whose protein sequence is MPGTSCSVARMMNPTARTLEGETTPKFAKSVAAPRLRLTVEREAGDAASRSVTIDGDRVRVGSHESNDVVLTDPMVSRFHLQLLRERSAWRLLDTGSRNGTAIHGVRVRDGELTVPEAVLELGESRVRVTELPSETEVEILDQATFGDLYGSSNAMQRLFAILARVAAHDTNVLIEGESGTGKELVAAEIVRRGARARKPFVVVDCSAISPNLIESELFGHLRGAFTGADRERAGAFESANGGTVFLDEIGELPLELQPKLLRALEAREIRRLGETTTRKIDVRVIAATNRQLEREVNEGRFREDLFFRLSVVAVRVPPLRERPEDVALLVRAFIDALEAHASAHLFTAEVMADLARQPWPGNVRELRNYVERAVVLQQVDGAPPRKAPEAGASGVRVWDLSASFREAKEEALCEFECAYLTALMEWAGGNVSRAARKAKMDRMNLHRLVQRYNLKAARGLRD, encoded by the coding sequence ATGCCCGGGACATCTTGTAGTGTTGCGCGCATGATGAACCCAACCGCGCGCACGCTCGAAGGCGAGACCACGCCCAAGTTCGCGAAGTCCGTGGCCGCGCCGCGGCTGCGGCTCACGGTGGAGCGCGAGGCGGGCGACGCCGCGAGCCGCTCGGTCACCATCGACGGCGACCGGGTGCGGGTCGGCTCACACGAGAGCAACGACGTGGTCCTCACCGATCCGATGGTCTCGCGGTTCCACCTTCAGCTTCTCCGCGAGCGGTCGGCGTGGCGCCTGCTCGACACCGGCTCACGCAACGGGACGGCGATCCACGGCGTGCGCGTCCGGGATGGCGAGCTCACGGTGCCCGAGGCCGTGCTCGAGCTCGGCGAGTCGCGCGTCCGCGTGACCGAGCTGCCGAGCGAGACCGAGGTGGAGATCCTCGACCAGGCGACCTTTGGAGATCTGTACGGTAGCTCGAACGCCATGCAGCGGCTCTTCGCGATCTTGGCGAGGGTCGCGGCCCACGACACGAACGTGCTGATCGAGGGCGAGAGCGGCACCGGCAAGGAGCTCGTCGCCGCCGAGATCGTTCGCCGCGGGGCGCGCGCCCGGAAGCCCTTCGTCGTCGTCGACTGCAGCGCGATCTCGCCGAATCTCATCGAGTCGGAGCTCTTCGGGCACCTGCGCGGGGCCTTCACGGGCGCCGACCGCGAGCGCGCGGGCGCCTTCGAGTCCGCGAACGGCGGCACGGTGTTCCTCGACGAGATCGGCGAGCTGCCGCTCGAGCTTCAGCCGAAGCTCCTCCGGGCCCTGGAGGCCCGAGAGATCCGGCGCCTCGGGGAGACCACGACACGCAAGATCGACGTCCGCGTGATCGCCGCCACGAACCGACAGCTCGAACGCGAGGTCAACGAGGGGCGCTTCCGCGAGGACCTCTTTTTCCGGCTCTCGGTCGTCGCGGTGCGTGTGCCGCCGCTCCGCGAGCGGCCGGAAGACGTCGCGCTGCTCGTGCGTGCGTTCATCGACGCGCTCGAGGCTCACGCCTCCGCGCACCTTTTCACGGCCGAGGTGATGGCCGATCTCGCGCGCCAGCCGTGGCCCGGCAACGTGCGGGAGCTTCGCAACTACGTGGAGCGCGCGGTCGTCCTCCAGCAGGTGGACGGGGCGCCTCCGCGCAAGGCCCCCGAGGCAGGCGCGTCGGGCGTGAGGGTGTGGGACCTCAGCGCCTCGTTCCGCGAGGCGAAGGAGGAGGCCCTCTGCGAGTTCGAGTGCGCCTACCTCACGGCGCTCATGGAATGGGCCGGCGGGAACGTCAGCCGCGCTGCCCGCAAGGCGAAGATGGACCGCATGAACCTCCACCGCCTCGTCCAGCGGTACAACTTGAAGGCGGCCCGCGGGCTGCGCGACTGA
- a CDS encoding UbiA family prenyltransferase, giving the protein MNEALSALRFHIVVIAAAAALVFGTLFRGTYFVGVALVCGLDWCIVNLLNRATDVEEDRLNGIVATELVARHARAIVMATLALLVGSLVLGFFVTTPELALLRVVFHALGLGYSFRYVPTPRGRKRFKDLYGLKNGVSAFMFVLSVGFYPLLAEGPPRTASAAAIACVLAFFFLFEQSFEVLYDLRDVEGDTAVGVPTYPVVHGVEAAGRIVVALCVVPMGLLVAGRLTRAITVRELLMVAAPVAMLVFLRIRGPKNVSRADCVGATYAGAGLLVVYLIGTTLWARAGLPQDL; this is encoded by the coding sequence ATGAACGAAGCCCTCTCCGCGCTCCGCTTCCACATCGTCGTCATCGCGGCCGCCGCCGCCCTCGTGTTCGGGACCCTGTTCCGCGGGACGTATTTCGTCGGAGTGGCCCTCGTCTGCGGCCTGGACTGGTGCATCGTCAACCTCCTGAACCGCGCGACCGACGTCGAGGAGGACCGCCTTAACGGCATCGTCGCCACCGAGCTCGTCGCGCGGCACGCGCGGGCGATCGTGATGGCGACCCTCGCGCTGCTCGTGGGCTCCCTCGTCCTCGGCTTCTTCGTCACGACACCCGAGCTCGCGCTGCTCCGGGTGGTCTTTCATGCGCTCGGGCTCGGATACAGCTTTCGCTACGTCCCCACGCCCCGCGGGCGCAAGCGCTTCAAGGACCTCTACGGTCTGAAGAACGGCGTGAGCGCCTTCATGTTCGTGCTCTCCGTGGGCTTCTACCCGCTCCTCGCCGAGGGGCCTCCGCGCACCGCCTCGGCCGCCGCGATCGCGTGCGTGCTCGCCTTCTTCTTCCTCTTCGAGCAGAGCTTCGAGGTGCTCTACGATCTCCGCGACGTCGAGGGCGACACGGCCGTCGGTGTACCCACCTATCCTGTCGTACACGGCGTCGAGGCGGCGGGCCGCATCGTCGTCGCGCTCTGCGTCGTCCCGATGGGCCTCCTCGTGGCGGGCCGCCTCACCCGGGCGATCACGGTGCGCGAGCTCCTCATGGTGGCGGCGCCCGTCGCCATGCTGGTCTTTCTCCGGATCCGCGGCCCGAAGAACGTGAGCCGCGCGGACTGCGTGGGGGCCACCTACGCGGGCGCCGGGCTCCTCGTCGTGTACCTCATCGGCACCACCCTCTGGGCGCGCGCCGGGCTGCCCCAAGACCTGTGA
- a CDS encoding protein kinase, which translates to MTFPPDGLAAPQSSGAPDATLGPCPSCGTPLDGLRACTICGHVLPDPRIGTVLAGKYRLDSVLGEGGMGIVYRATHVELGEPLAVKFLKAAWAARPEFRARFRREAVILARLRHPGIVSVLDFGELGGELYMAMELIAGVALADVIAKDKTPIARLRVAPIFDELLAVIEAAHDAGIVHRDLKPENVMLVPAKDRAERVKVLDFGIAFLAGEEGAQRLTETGTVRGTPHYMAPEQCKGVHVGPEADIYAVGIMLFEALTGTTPFDSSGASGLMVQHMFVDPPRLAESGVKPEVSRGLEELVARALAKRPEDRPTARAMREELTSVFRGTDFAAFADRGALERSRMAALSRSDRAITGVGEAASAGGIAPVATGAAVVLWLDDPDRASELRSALAVHGLYGHVHLGDSPPGPDVAAGRTVKALVIGRGDATGDAVLVARGRGPLLAVGARDAEDTARLVRGGASDVALASAANDEIVKKIMRLVRRGR; encoded by the coding sequence ATGACCTTTCCCCCCGACGGCCTCGCCGCTCCCCAGAGCTCGGGCGCCCCCGACGCCACGCTCGGCCCTTGCCCGTCTTGCGGCACCCCCCTCGACGGCCTGCGCGCGTGCACCATCTGCGGGCACGTGCTGCCCGATCCGCGCATCGGCACGGTGCTCGCTGGCAAATACCGCCTCGACTCGGTGCTCGGCGAGGGCGGCATGGGCATCGTGTACCGAGCGACCCATGTGGAGCTCGGCGAGCCGCTGGCGGTGAAGTTCCTCAAGGCGGCGTGGGCCGCCCGCCCCGAGTTTCGCGCGCGCTTCCGGCGCGAGGCCGTGATCCTCGCGCGCCTCCGCCACCCGGGCATCGTGTCCGTGCTCGATTTCGGCGAGCTCGGGGGCGAGCTCTACATGGCGATGGAGCTCATCGCCGGGGTCGCGTTGGCGGACGTGATCGCCAAGGACAAGACCCCCATCGCGCGGCTCCGCGTGGCGCCGATCTTCGACGAGCTCTTGGCGGTCATCGAGGCCGCACACGACGCGGGGATCGTGCACCGCGATCTGAAGCCCGAGAACGTGATGCTGGTGCCCGCGAAGGACCGCGCTGAGCGGGTCAAGGTGCTCGACTTCGGGATCGCGTTCCTCGCGGGAGAGGAGGGCGCGCAGCGCTTGACCGAGACAGGCACGGTGCGCGGGACACCGCACTACATGGCGCCCGAGCAGTGCAAGGGCGTCCACGTCGGGCCCGAGGCGGACATCTACGCGGTGGGGATCATGCTCTTCGAAGCGCTCACCGGGACCACCCCATTCGACTCGAGCGGCGCGTCGGGGCTCATGGTGCAGCACATGTTCGTCGATCCCCCGCGGCTCGCGGAGAGCGGCGTGAAGCCGGAGGTGTCGCGCGGCCTCGAGGAGCTCGTGGCGCGCGCGTTGGCGAAGCGACCCGAGGACCGCCCGACGGCCCGCGCGATGCGCGAGGAGCTCACGAGCGTCTTTCGCGGCACGGACTTCGCCGCGTTCGCCGATCGAGGCGCGCTGGAGCGCTCGCGGATGGCCGCGCTGTCCCGCAGCGATCGTGCGATCACGGGCGTGGGCGAGGCCGCGAGCGCTGGCGGCATCGCGCCCGTGGCGACGGGCGCGGCGGTCGTGCTGTGGCTCGACGACCCCGACCGCGCCTCCGAGCTGCGCTCGGCCCTCGCCGTCCACGGGCTCTACGGTCACGTGCACCTCGGGGACTCCCCCCCTGGCCCCGACGTGGCCGCCGGGCGCACCGTGAAGGCGCTCGTGATCGGGCGCGGCGACGCCACCGGCGACGCGGTGCTCGTGGCGAGGGGGCGCGGGCCGCTGCTGGCGGTGGGCGCCCGCGACGCGGAGGACACGGCGCGGCTCGTGCGCGGCGGAGCCAGTGACGTGGCGCTCGCGTCCGCCGCCAACGACGAAATTGTCAAAAAAATCATGCGCCTAGTGCGGCGCGGAAGGTAG
- the mscL gene encoding large conductance mechanosensitive channel protein MscL codes for MAFIEDFKKFAFKGNVVDLAVGVIIGGAFGKIVSGLVDFLIMPLVSVVMPSGNWKELKWVLRDAPKPEDVVAVKYGALAGSLLDFLVVALVLFIFVSKIMGKKDPPPSTKECPLCLSDVPIKAKKCKACTSDLPDPA; via the coding sequence ATGGCCTTCATCGAAGACTTCAAGAAGTTCGCGTTCAAGGGGAACGTCGTCGACCTCGCGGTCGGCGTCATCATCGGCGGAGCGTTCGGAAAGATCGTCTCCGGGCTGGTCGACTTTCTCATCATGCCGCTGGTGTCGGTCGTGATGCCGAGCGGCAACTGGAAAGAGCTGAAGTGGGTGCTCCGCGACGCCCCGAAGCCGGAGGACGTCGTGGCGGTGAAGTACGGCGCGCTCGCCGGCTCGCTGCTCGATTTCCTGGTCGTGGCGCTCGTCCTCTTCATCTTCGTTTCGAAGATCATGGGCAAGAAGGACCCCCCGCCCTCCACGAAAGAGTGCCCGCTCTGCCTCTCCGACGTGCCCATCAAGGCCAAGAAATGCAAGGCTTGCACCTCCGATCTCCCCGACCCCGCCTGA
- a CDS encoding HAMP domain-containing protein: MRPRGLSLRTKWSLALLGTALVPLVGLGPLALRLQRSGLIASETALQAAVASQTTQSVSFAVGSASDTAHRVGLLLTSASAASERDPEAGANLIALAKAEVESAETLATLVVYDAEGGYIDAITRATKGGPAAAVAKTPLPAALRASAERDGAAWARAEAPADASVDALTYVEPLKAGGKTTGFVRAYLEPGALSRLVGSVASDRFGDKGRDAVLLADDELRVVAIAPGASVKVGESLRGKYMFAAMDPGTIHWDVSFQGATGTYAGPDGEPTRAAFSTLARHKWLAVVQRPERDSLAALRETQRAFVLALFGAALFAVVLGGALAARSTRPIEALVGLSRRLGRREFDARAGVRTGDELEELGDALGEMASSIKAGEAEIAKKTVVEAQLSRYLPGALARSIADGTRTIALGGERRPVSVVFADIASFTSFAERSSPEAVVAFLNEVFSILSEVVFRHGGMVDKFMGDCIMAVFGATEDQPDHAERALAAAEDMHRFVETQAADWKARYNFDVRLGVGVTSGEALVGNLGSETRMEFTAIGDTVNTAARLENLAQAGQTLVSSETALAVGDAYELRSLGPHALRGKREPVELFELVV, encoded by the coding sequence ATGCGTCCTCGGGGTCTCTCGCTTCGCACCAAGTGGTCACTCGCGCTCTTGGGGACCGCGCTGGTCCCCCTCGTCGGGCTCGGACCGCTCGCCCTCCGGCTGCAGCGGAGCGGTCTCATCGCGTCGGAGACCGCGCTCCAGGCCGCCGTGGCGTCGCAGACCACCCAGTCGGTCTCGTTCGCGGTGGGGTCGGCTTCCGACACCGCCCACCGGGTCGGCCTCCTCCTCACGAGCGCTTCGGCCGCGTCCGAGCGCGATCCCGAGGCGGGCGCGAACCTCATCGCGCTCGCCAAGGCCGAGGTCGAGAGCGCCGAGACCCTCGCGACGCTCGTCGTGTACGACGCCGAGGGCGGCTACATCGACGCCATCACCCGCGCGACCAAGGGCGGTCCGGCGGCCGCCGTCGCGAAGACCCCCCTCCCCGCTGCGCTGCGGGCCTCCGCCGAGCGCGACGGCGCCGCGTGGGCGCGCGCCGAGGCCCCGGCCGACGCCTCGGTCGACGCGCTCACCTACGTCGAGCCGCTGAAGGCGGGCGGCAAGACCACTGGGTTCGTCCGCGCGTACCTCGAGCCGGGCGCCCTCTCGCGCCTGGTCGGCTCGGTGGCCTCCGACCGCTTCGGCGACAAGGGCCGAGACGCCGTGCTCCTCGCCGACGACGAGCTGCGGGTCGTCGCGATCGCGCCCGGCGCCAGCGTGAAGGTCGGCGAGTCGTTGCGTGGAAAGTACATGTTTGCGGCGATGGACCCAGGGACCATCCACTGGGACGTGTCGTTTCAGGGCGCCACGGGCACGTACGCGGGGCCGGACGGCGAGCCCACTCGCGCGGCGTTCAGCACACTCGCCAGGCACAAGTGGCTCGCGGTGGTTCAGCGACCCGAGCGCGACAGCCTGGCCGCGCTGCGCGAAACGCAGCGCGCGTTCGTGCTCGCGCTCTTCGGCGCGGCGCTCTTCGCCGTCGTCCTCGGGGGCGCGCTCGCGGCGCGCTCCACGCGCCCGATCGAGGCGCTGGTCGGCCTGTCGAGGCGACTTGGGCGCCGTGAGTTCGACGCCCGCGCGGGGGTGCGCACCGGCGACGAGCTCGAGGAGCTGGGCGACGCGCTCGGCGAGATGGCGAGCTCGATCAAGGCCGGCGAGGCCGAGATCGCCAAGAAGACGGTCGTCGAGGCGCAGCTCTCGCGCTACCTGCCCGGGGCGCTGGCGCGCTCCATCGCCGACGGCACGCGCACGATCGCGCTCGGCGGCGAGCGGCGCCCGGTGAGCGTCGTGTTCGCCGACATCGCGTCGTTCACCTCGTTCGCGGAGCGCTCGTCGCCGGAGGCGGTGGTCGCGTTTCTGAACGAGGTGTTCTCCATCCTCTCCGAGGTGGTGTTTCGGCACGGGGGCATGGTCGACAAGTTCATGGGCGACTGCATCATGGCCGTGTTCGGCGCCACGGAGGACCAGCCCGACCACGCCGAGCGGGCGCTGGCCGCCGCGGAGGACATGCACCGCTTCGTCGAGACCCAGGCGGCCGACTGGAAGGCCAGGTACAACTTCGACGTCAGGCTCGGCGTCGGGGTCACCTCCGGCGAGGCCCTCGTGGGTAACCTGGGCAGCGAGACGCGCATGGAGTTCACGGCCATCGGCGACACGGTCAACACCGCGGCGCGGCTCGAGAACCTCGCGCAGGCCGGCCAGACGCTCGTGTCGTCGGAGACGGCGCTCGCCGTGGGCGACGCGTACGAGCTGCGTTCGCTCGGTCCGCACGCCCTCCGCGGGAAACGAGAACCCGTCGAGCTCTTCGAGCTCGTGGTCTAG
- a CDS encoding OmpA family protein, with amino-acid sequence MRARSLFAASLATLTGLALTLHGGAASAQQVPQTTGFAVSKFEPSERGSEWFAQDSMDYRGKLRPSIGIVGEYVYRPLVIYNADGSVQNSVVRNQLLAHLGASVVLFERLRLGVNLPVALYNDGHTGTFRGTQFASPPKEQGIGDLRLALDFRVAGDPTGPLRFGVGSRFWLPTGSQENYLGDGSARVAPHLNVSGDVGILAYSARAGVNIRLRDQPFAQAAVGTELLLGGAVGLHVLDKKLMVGPEVNLATTVSENPDGTSAAFGKRTTPVEGLFGVHYTAGPVRFGAGAGTGFTRGFGSPQARVLLNVEYQPEIKIITDRDGDGILDKDDACPDVKGVPSDDVSKHGCPPEAPKDTDRDGILDTDDACVDVPGVKTDDPRTSGCPSDKDKDGIYDKDDACVDVPGVRHQDPAKNGCPADSDGDGVIDANDACPDKPGLKSNDPKTNGCPDTDRDKDGVLNDVDACPDEPGKPDPDPKRNGCPKAFVQAGVIKILDQVKFKTASALILPGRESEEVLEAVLKVMTDHPEIKAVSVEGHTDSQGAAAKNKRLSADRAASVVKWLTVHGIDKSRLSSVGYGQEKPIDSNETPAGRQNNRRVEFHIVDEKAVPAPAATPAPAAAKPAAAKPAAAKPAAAKPAAKPAKK; translated from the coding sequence ATGAGAGCTCGTTCACTTTTCGCCGCCTCGCTCGCCACTCTGACCGGGCTCGCGCTCACCCTCCACGGGGGCGCGGCGTCGGCGCAGCAAGTGCCGCAGACGACCGGGTTCGCCGTCAGCAAATTCGAGCCTTCGGAGCGCGGCAGCGAATGGTTCGCGCAAGACTCGATGGACTACCGCGGGAAGCTGCGACCTTCGATCGGCATCGTGGGCGAGTACGTGTACCGCCCGCTCGTGATCTACAACGCGGACGGCTCGGTGCAGAACTCGGTCGTACGAAACCAGCTCCTCGCGCACCTCGGCGCGAGCGTCGTGCTCTTCGAGCGCCTGCGCCTCGGCGTGAACCTCCCCGTGGCCCTCTACAACGACGGGCATACGGGCACCTTCCGCGGTACGCAGTTCGCTTCGCCGCCGAAGGAGCAGGGCATCGGTGATCTCCGCCTCGCGCTCGATTTCCGAGTCGCGGGCGACCCGACCGGCCCGCTGCGGTTCGGCGTCGGCAGCCGCTTCTGGCTCCCCACCGGCAGCCAAGAGAACTACCTCGGTGACGGCAGCGCGCGCGTCGCGCCGCACCTCAACGTGTCGGGCGACGTGGGGATCCTGGCGTACTCGGCGCGCGCCGGCGTCAACATTCGCCTCCGCGACCAGCCGTTCGCCCAGGCCGCGGTGGGCACCGAGCTGCTCCTCGGCGGCGCGGTCGGTCTCCACGTGCTCGACAAGAAGCTCATGGTCGGGCCCGAGGTGAACCTCGCCACGACGGTCTCGGAGAACCCCGACGGCACGAGCGCTGCGTTCGGCAAGCGCACGACCCCCGTCGAGGGCCTGTTCGGCGTGCACTACACCGCCGGCCCCGTGCGCTTCGGCGCGGGCGCGGGCACCGGTTTCACGCGCGGGTTCGGCTCGCCGCAGGCCCGCGTTCTGCTCAACGTCGAGTACCAGCCCGAGATCAAGATCATCACCGATCGCGACGGCGACGGCATCCTCGACAAGGACGACGCCTGCCCCGACGTGAAGGGCGTGCCGAGCGACGACGTGTCGAAGCACGGCTGCCCGCCCGAGGCGCCGAAGGACACCGATCGTGACGGCATCCTCGACACCGACGACGCCTGCGTCGACGTGCCCGGCGTGAAGACCGACGATCCCCGCACGAGCGGCTGCCCCTCCGACAAGGACAAGGACGGCATCTACGACAAGGACGACGCGTGCGTCGACGTGCCCGGCGTGCGCCACCAGGACCCCGCGAAGAACGGGTGCCCGGCCGACTCCGACGGCGACGGCGTCATCGACGCGAACGACGCGTGCCCGGACAAGCCCGGCCTGAAGTCGAACGATCCCAAGACCAACGGGTGCCCCGACACCGACCGCGACAAGGACGGCGTCCTCAACGACGTGGACGCGTGCCCCGACGAGCCCGGCAAGCCCGACCCGGATCCGAAGCGCAACGGCTGCCCGAAGGCGTTCGTGCAGGCGGGGGTCATCAAGATCCTTGACCAAGTGAAGTTCAAGACGGCGAGCGCACTCATCCTCCCCGGTCGCGAGAGCGAGGAGGTCCTCGAGGCGGTGCTCAAGGTCATGACCGATCACCCCGAGATCAAGGCCGTCAGCGTCGAAGGCCACACCGACTCGCAGGGTGCGGCGGCCAAGAACAAGCGCCTCAGCGCGGACCGCGCGGCGTCCGTCGTCAAGTGGCTCACGGTGCACGGCATCGACAAGTCGCGCCTCTCGAGCGTGGGCTACGGCCAGGAGAAGCCCATCGACTCCAACGAGACGCCGGCGGGTCGCCAGAACAATCGCCGCGTCGAGTTCCACATCGTCGACGAGAAGGCGGTCCCGGCCCCGGCGGCCACGCCGGCGCCCGCTGCCGCGAAGCCCGCTGCCGCGAAGCCCGCCGCCGCGAAGCCCGCCGCCGCGAAGCCCGCCGCCAAGCCGGCCAAGAAGTAG
- a CDS encoding alpha/beta fold hydrolase, producing the protein MPKRSLLTLFTRTLFAGLTGFAGAACGSPPEEVATPEVVTDAGPRDAPSPPLVPSPEATPPTPPDNLERALGAPYPIVLMHGMAGFEQLTVGTIGVEYWAGVRAELARVGEDQVFVTEVSPYETSEVRAREAKAQIDKILAATGKKKVALVGHSQGGLDARVLASPAGLDYGAKIASVTTISTPHRGSYIADVVMRLASSSPDTFDKATSTLLKLLQRTAYQLQGDANLRAQLEQISEKYMREVFNPKYADAPGVLYESYAGRTNLRAGLGVCDDGIYPNEPSKLDSAQSFLLPSAIILERGLPVRVNDGLVTVESAKWGTFMQCVPADHMKEVGQLNIDGTNLQTFDHKKFYRQIVERIRQRGF; encoded by the coding sequence ATGCCGAAGCGCTCACTCCTCACGCTCTTCACTCGGACGCTCTTCGCGGGCCTCACTGGCTTCGCTGGCGCGGCGTGCGGATCGCCGCCCGAGGAGGTGGCGACCCCGGAGGTCGTCACGGACGCCGGGCCACGGGACGCCCCCTCGCCGCCGCTCGTGCCGAGCCCCGAGGCCACCCCGCCCACCCCACCGGATAACCTCGAACGAGCGCTCGGCGCTCCGTACCCGATCGTGCTGATGCACGGGATGGCCGGCTTCGAGCAGCTCACCGTCGGCACGATCGGGGTGGAGTACTGGGCCGGCGTGCGCGCCGAGCTCGCGCGCGTGGGCGAAGACCAGGTGTTCGTCACCGAGGTGAGCCCGTACGAGACGAGCGAGGTGCGCGCGCGCGAGGCCAAGGCACAGATCGACAAGATCCTCGCGGCCACCGGGAAGAAGAAGGTCGCGCTCGTCGGGCACAGCCAGGGCGGTCTCGACGCGCGCGTGCTCGCGAGCCCGGCTGGCCTCGACTACGGCGCCAAGATCGCCTCCGTCACAACCATCTCCACGCCCCATCGCGGCAGCTACATCGCCGACGTGGTGATGCGGCTCGCGAGCAGCTCGCCCGACACATTCGACAAGGCCACCTCCACGTTGCTGAAGCTCCTGCAGCGCACCGCGTATCAGCTCCAGGGCGACGCGAACCTGCGCGCGCAGCTCGAGCAGATCAGCGAGAAGTACATGAGGGAGGTGTTCAACCCCAAGTACGCGGATGCCCCTGGGGTGCTCTACGAGAGCTACGCGGGCCGCACGAACCTGCGCGCCGGCCTCGGCGTATGCGACGACGGCATCTACCCGAACGAGCCCTCGAAGCTCGACAGCGCCCAGTCGTTCTTGCTCCCCTCGGCGATCATCCTCGAGCGAGGTCTCCCGGTGCGCGTCAACGACGGCCTCGTCACGGTCGAGAGCGCGAAGTGGGGCACGTTCATGCAGTGCGTGCCGGCTGACCACATGAAGGAGGTCGGGCAGCTCAACATCGACGGGACGAACCTCCAGACCTTCGACCACAAAAAGTTCTACCGACAGATCGTCGAGCGCATCCGGCAGCGCGGCTTCTGA